Proteins encoded by one window of Homo sapiens chromosome 10, GRCh38.p14 Primary Assembly:
- the TMEM72 gene encoding transmembrane protein 72 isoform 1 (isoform 1 is encoded by transcript variant 1): MQLQVFWTGLEYTCRLLGITTAAVLIGVGTETFLQGQFKSLAFYLLFTGAAVSICEGAYFVAQLLAICFQCQPGSLADRVREKAHWLGCFQKFLAYLLLSVACFLHPVLVWHVTIPGSMLIITGLAYFLLSKRKKRKAAPEVLASPEQYTDPSSSAVSTTGSGDTEQTYTFHGALKEGPSSLFIHMKSILKGTKKPSALQPPNTLMELSLEPADSLAKKKQVHFEDNLVRIVPSLAEGLDDGDSEPEETTSDTTPIIPPPQAPLFLSSLTATGLF, translated from the exons TGTTGATCGGCGTGGGCACTGAGACCTTCCTCCAGGGCCAGTTCAAAAGCCTGGCTTTCTATCTGCT GTTTACAGGAGCCGCTGTCTCCATATGTGAAGGGGCCTACTTTGTGGCTCAGCTGCTGGCCATCTGCTTCCA GTGTCAACCAGGGTCCCTGGCAGACAGAGTAAGGGAGAAAGCCCACTGGCTGGGCTGCTTCCAGAAGTTCCTGGCCTACCTGCTGCTGTCGGTGGCCTGCTTCCTCCACCCGGTCCTGGTCTGGCACGTGACCATCCCAG GCTccatgctcatcatcaccggccTGGCCTACTTCCTTCTGAGCAAGCGGAAGAAGAGGAAAGCTGCCCCCGAGGTGCTGGCCTCCCCAGAGCAGTACACAGACCCCTCTAGCAGCGCTGTGAGCACCACCGgctctggggacacagagcaaaccTACACTTTCCATGGGGCCCTCAAGGAGGGGCCCAGCTCCCTTTTCATCCACATGAAGAGTATCCTGAAGGGGACTAAGAAGCCCAGTGCCCTCCAGCCCCCCAACACCCTGATGGAGCTGAGCCTGGAGCCAGCCGACTCCCTGGCCAAGAAGAAGCAGGTGCACTTTGAAGACAACTTGGTCCGCATAGTCCCCTCCCTCGCCGAAGGTCTGGATGATGGGGACAGTGAGCCAGAGGAGACCACCTCTGACACGACACCCATCAttccccctccccaggccccactcTTCCTGTCATCTCTTACAGCCACCGGCCTGTTCTGA
- the TMEM72 gene encoding transmembrane protein 72 isoform 2 (isoform 2 is encoded by transcript variant 2) — protein MLIITGLAYFLLSKRKKRKAAPEVLASPEQYTDPSSSAVSTTGSGDTEQTYTFHGALKEGPSSLFIHMKSILKGTKKPSALQPPNTLMELSLEPADSLAKKKQVHFEDNLVRIVPSLAEGLDDGDSEPEETTSDTTPIIPPPQAPLFLSSLTATGLF, from the coding sequence atgctcatcatcaccggccTGGCCTACTTCCTTCTGAGCAAGCGGAAGAAGAGGAAAGCTGCCCCCGAGGTGCTGGCCTCCCCAGAGCAGTACACAGACCCCTCTAGCAGCGCTGTGAGCACCACCGgctctggggacacagagcaaaccTACACTTTCCATGGGGCCCTCAAGGAGGGGCCCAGCTCCCTTTTCATCCACATGAAGAGTATCCTGAAGGGGACTAAGAAGCCCAGTGCCCTCCAGCCCCCCAACACCCTGATGGAGCTGAGCCTGGAGCCAGCCGACTCCCTGGCCAAGAAGAAGCAGGTGCACTTTGAAGACAACTTGGTCCGCATAGTCCCCTCCCTCGCCGAAGGTCTGGATGATGGGGACAGTGAGCCAGAGGAGACCACCTCTGACACGACACCCATCAttccccctccccaggccccactcTTCCTGTCATCTCTTACAGCCACCGGCCTGTTCTGA